In Bradyrhizobium guangdongense, the sequence CTCGGTGGTGGCGTTCCTGGATGCGGCGACCTGGCTGGCACAGATCGTGATGTTCGTGCTGCTCGGCCTTCTGGTGTCGCCGAGCCGGCTCGGCTCCAGCGTGCTGCCGGCAATCGCCGTCTCACTGGTGCTGATGCTGGTGGCGCGGCCGATCGCGGTGTTCGTGTGCCTGGCCCCCTTCCGCTTCAACTGGCGCGAAAAGATCTTCATCGCCTGGACCGGCCTGCGCGGTGCGGTCGCGATCTTCTTGGCCTCGATCCCGATGCTGGTCGGCCTGTCGAAGGCCTATCTCTATTTCGACGTCGCCTTCGTCGTCGTGATCATTTCGCTGCTGCTGCAAGGCTGGACCTTGGCACCGGCCGCGCGAAAACTGCATGTAGCGCTGCCGCGCGCCGAGCGCGGCCCGCGCCGGGTCGAGCTGGATCTGCCCGGCCAGCTCGAGCAGCAACTGGTCGGCTATCCGGTGCGGCCGAAGAGCCTCTATTTCCGTCGCGGGCTGATTCCGTCCTGGTCGAAGCCGACGCTGGTGATCCGCAACGAGCATATTTTGACACCGACGGAAGCCGAGCCGGTCGCGCCCGGCGACTACATCTATCTGTTGGCGCCGCCGGAAAAGGCCGAGGCGCTCGACCGCTTCTTCGTCGACATGCAGCCGAGCACGGCGCCCGACCCGCATCTGCTCGGCGACTTCATGGTGTCCGGCGAGCATACGCTCGCCGAGCTCGCCGAGATCTACGGCGTGAAGATCGGCGAGGACGAGGCCAAGCTGACGCTGGCCGATTATTTCGACGTCCATCTCGACCGCGCGCCGAAGGAGGGCGCCGAGCTCGCGCTCGATACCATCGTGCTGGTGGCGCGCTCGATCTCCGGCGGCCGCGTCAACGTCGTCGGCCTGCGCCTGCCGGAAGAGGACGAGACTTCGGCGCCGCTGACGCGCGGGCAAGCGCTGCGGCAGAAGCTGGCGGAGATATGGACCTCGGTGGCGGGCGTTTAGCTCCCTCATCGTCATTCCGGGGCGCGCGTAGCGCGAGCCCGGAATGACGGAAACCGCCACCAAATCGCCGCAACCGCCGACAATTTGCGCGGCTTCGTGACTCCTGGTTCCGGAACGCTCCGCGGCGTTGTCCGTTCTTAGCCGCGTAACGGTCAACGCAACTGACAGGAGCAATCCATGCGAAAACTCATCCTGCCCGCCATGATCGCGCTTGGCTTGGGATCAGCGGCGCCGGCCATGGCCTATGACACCGGCGACCAGGTCTCGATGCAGGTCGCGCTGGACGTCGCGACCGATCTTGGTGTGGTCACGGTCTCGGACACGAATTTCCTTGGCGACGAATGGCAGATCGAAGGTCGCGACATCAGGGGTCGCTGGATGGAGGTCGACGTCGACGCCCGGACCGGCGACGTCCGCAACGTCGATCGCGGCTGGTAGCCACAATCACGCTGTCATTGCCCGCGAAAGCGGGCAATCCAGTATTCCAGAGACGGCGCGTGGATACGGAGAGGCCGCGGCGTACTGGATGCCCCGGTCGAGCCGGGGCATGACTGCGGTGGTTGAGGCTAGAGCGGGGCAACTCTAGCCAGCGCACTCATGTCGGCCCTCACGTCAGCACCTTCACCCCGCCGAACGACGTGACGCGGCCCTGCTTCAGCATCACGATCTGCGTCGCGAGCTGGCGCAGCTCGGCGACATCGTGGCTGACATAGACCATGGGGACATTGGCCTCGTCGCGTAAGCGCACCAGGTAGGGCAGGATTTCGAGCTTGCGGGCCTCGTCGAGCGCGCCGAGCGGCTCGTCGAGCAGCAACAGGCGCGGCTTCGACAGCAGCGCGCGGCCGAGCGCGACACGCTGGCGTTCGCCCCCCGAAAGTTTTCCGGGGCGGCGGTCAAGCAGTGCGCCGATATCGAGCAGCTCGACCACCCGCGTGTGCTGGGCCGGATCGGACGCGAGGCGGTTCATCCGCCGGCCATAGTCGAGATTTTGCGCGACGTTGAGATGCGGAAACAACCGCGCGTCCTGGAACACATAACCGATGCGGCGGCGCCAGGTCGGCACATGAATGCCGGCAGCGGTATCGTCGACGGTCTCGCCGTCGATGACGATGGTGCCGCGGTCGGGCCGGAGCAGGCCAGCGATCATGTTGATCAGCGAGGTCTTGCCGGCGCCGGAGGCGCCGAACAGGCCGGTGACGCGGCCTTGGCTCGAGAACGAGGCTTCGAGCCGGAATTCGCCGAGCTGTTTTTCGACATCGACACGCAGCATGGTCAATTCCCGTGCAGGCGCTGCGTGGCGCGGCGGGCGAACCATTCGGCGGCGATGAGCGCGCCGAGGGCGAGCACGATCGAGACGATCACCAGCCGTCCCGCGGCGGCGTCGCCGTCCGGTGTCTGGATCAGGGAATAGATCGCCGACGAAATCGTCTGGGTCTCACCGGGGATGTTGGAGACGAAGGTGATGGTAGCGCCGAACTCGCCGATCGCCTTCGCAAAGCCGAGCACCATGCCGGCGAGCACCCCGGGCAGCGCGAGCGGCAGCGTCACCGTGAAGAACACCTTGAAAGGCGCGGCGCCAAGCGTTTCGGCCGCCTGCTCGAGCTTTCGGTCGATCGCTTCGATCGACAGCCGCATCGGCCGCACCAGCAGCGGAAACGACATCACGCCGCAGGCGAGCGCAGCTCCGGTCCATCGGAATGCGAAGACGATGCCGAGATGATCGGCGAGAAAGCCGCCGACGAGGCCGCGGCGGCCGAAGGTGAGAAGCAGCAGATAACCAGTGACGACAGGCGGCAGCACCAGAGGCAGATGCACGACGGCATCCAGCACCGACTTGCCCCAGAATTCCTTGCGGGCGAGCAGCCACGCCAGGGCAATGCCGAACGGCGTTGCCACGAGCGTCGCGATGATGGCGACCCTGAGCGAGAGCAGGATCGCCGTCCATTCGGCGGGAGAGATGTCGAACACGAAAATCAGATGGCAAGAATCATGTTGTCGGGCTGATCAGGAATTTGAAGCCGTATTTTTCCAGAATGGTCTTGGCGGCGGAGGTGCGCAGGAAGGCGAGATAATCACCGGTCTCGGCCTTCGCGGTCGTGGTCGCCGCCACGGGATAGATGATCGCCGGATGCGAGTCCGTCGGGAAAGTGCCGACGATCTTCACACCGGGCTCGACCTTGGCGTCGGTGGAATAGACGATGCCGAGCGCAGCCTCGCCGCGCGCCACCAGCGTCAGCGCGGCGCGCACGCTCTCGGCCATGGCGAATTTCGGCTCGGCCGCCTGCCAGGCGCCGAGCTTTTCCAGTGCCGCCTTGGCGTACTTTCCGACCGGCACGGACTTCACGTCGCCGGTGGCGATCCTGCCGTCGCCGGCGAGCTTGGCGAGGTCGAAGCCTTGCGAAATGGTGACGTTGTCGATCTTGGAATCCTTCGGCGCGATCAGCACGATGCTGTTGCCGAGCAGGTTGACTCTGGATGCCTCGTTGATGGTCTTCTTGGACACCGCATAGTCCATCCAGTCGGTGTCGGCGGAGACGAACACGTCGGCCGGCGCGCCCTGCTCGATCTGCTTGGCGAGCACCGAGCTTGCGGCATAGCTGACGCTGAACTTGACGCCGGTTTTGGCGGTGTAGGCGGCATCGACCTCGTCGAGGGCGTTCTTCATCGACGCCGCAGCGAAGATCGTGATGGTCTTGTCCTCGGCGGCGGCCGGCGAGACGCTCGTGCCTGCGAGCAGGATGAAGGCGGTGAATAGTCCGGCAAGTCGAGACATGGATGGCGCTCCGTGCGAGCCCGCGCGCGCAGGACGCACGCGCAAATCTGGCGTTGGGTCGGTCGATCGCGACGGGCGGAAGCGCTGCTCCACGTGGCCCCGCAACGGCTTACGGCCGGCGGGGAGATCGCAAGTGCGAAGATAGCAGGCTGGGGCCGGAGGTCAAAGGCGGTCGTTGATCCAGCCAATCCGCCTATTGCGCGGGCAGGATCGAAATCGAGAGCGAATTGTCCTTGGCGCCGCTGATCTGAAGCACGAACGGCTTGTCCGAGAGCTGGTATTTCATGGTCTTGCGGATGCCGTCGCAATCGGTCGCGCCGCTGAAAGCCACGGGCTTGAGGAAATGCCCCTCCTGGACGAGATCGACCCAGGCGCCCGAGGACAGGCTGATCGTGTAGAGCCCGGCCTTCGCGGCCTTGATGCTGGTGAAGCCGGCAAAGGTGCCGTCCTTCGGTGCCCGCTCTGGCGGCGAGGGCAGGTTCGCCTCCTGCGGCGCGACCAGCGCCAGCGTGATCGCCGATGACGGGATCGCGGCCTGTTCGCTTCCCGAGGCCAGCTTGGCACGATCAGGTGCCATCAGCGCGGCGCGCTCACGCTCGATCGGCCATTTGAACTTGTCGCAGCCGCTCGGCTCCTCCGCGGCAAGGGCAGAGGTCGCGCTGATCGAGAGCACGGCAAGGAGAGCGAGGATGCGCATGTCAAATTCTCGTCGTTGGCCACGCGGGATGCGGGCGTGCAGTCTGTTTTTTGTCGGTGAACGGGATGCGCATCCCGGAAAAGCCGCGGGCTGACGGCCGAGCGGCGCGATCATCCTAGCGCATTGGGAGTGCGCGAACCAACCAACTCCTCGTCGGTCCAAGCTCGCTTCGCGCCCCGGGACGACGGCGGGGGCTGAGGCGACAGCACTCGCTAGCGCTTCGCATCCGGCGCGTGCAGCACGGCTTTGCAGGCCGCCGGCATCTGGGCCAGCGTGATCGGCGGCTTCGGTTTCGGCGGCTCGGCGGGCGGCTTGGGATGCAGCACGCCCTCGCTGAACCAATAGGCGAAATCGGACGGCTTGCAGCCTTCGTCCTCGGATTGCGACGGTTGGCCCTCGCATTCGCCCGATCCCGCCGGGCAGCGCATGCGGATGTGGAAATGATAGTCGTGGCCCCACCAGGGGCGGATCTTCGACAGCCAGGAGCGATCGCCTTTGGCCTCGCGGCACAGCGCCTTCTTGATCGCGGGATTGACGAAGATGCGCTGCACTGCCGGCTCCTGCGCGGCATCGCGCAGCACCAGCACATGGCCTGGGGTGAACACGCGCGGATCGATGTCGAGGCGGTCTTCGCGCACCATCATCACCGCGGACATCTCTTCGCGCTCCTCGCGCGAGAGCCGATGGTCCGGCATCGGCGTCAGCCAGATGTCGGCGTCCAGACCGATCTGATGACTGGCGTGGCCTGACAGCGCCGGTCCGCCGCGCGGCTGCCCGATGTCGCCGACCAGAATGCCCGGCCATCCTGCGTCCTTGTGCGCCTTGGCAGCGAGGCGCTTGATCAGCGCGATCATGTCGGGATGGCCGTAATTGCGGTTCCGCGACAGCCGCATCACTTGCCAGACATCGCCGTTGAGCGGCATCTGCTGCGCGCCGCCGATGCAACCTTTTACATAAGAGCCGATGACGTGCGCCGGCCCGGCAGAAGGCAGCAGCTTGCGTGCGAACAGCTCCTTGGCAGGGGTCTTGGGGTCGTTCGGATGGGCGAGCGGCGGCAACGGCTTCGGGTTGACGCTGCCCTTGTCCTGGGCCAGCGCGCCGCCGGCAGCCAGGAGCGCCATGACAAGCAGGAGAGGGGCGATTCGGCGGGGACTCATGCTGACATCCTTATAGCCCAAGGCCGCGGCAGGGTCACCGAACGATCCGGCGCCGTGGTCCGGCGGCGATTCTTAACGGCGCGATAACTCTATCCCGCATTGACCAAAATTCGTGCGCGGAACGTGAGTCGCTCGCGACCTGCATGCAAGCGACCTCTGTTCCGGAATTGATTCATGGAGACTGCGCGTTTTTGCATCTCCTCGCGCGCCGATTGCGACGCGGAGCAAGTTCGGCGCGCTTTCTCGCGCCTTGCAAACGGGCAATCAATCCGGCGCGCAGCGGCCGCTCCATACCGGCGCCGGCCCGGATTACTTTTCTTTCAGACACTTGGAGCAAGACTTGCGGCGCTGGGTGCGGCTAGGACGTGTGAAGTTGAGTTTGGGGTCCAAAGAAACAAAAAAACGAAAGCGCACCGTGCTTGCTGGAGGCGGCCGACAGCCCCGCAAGCCGCGCTTTGCACGCACGCCCCGTCCGCTCATCGAACGCGACCAGCTCGTGCAGAGCCGTGCGGAGGCTGACGCTGCCATCGCGGAGGCGCGCAAATCGCACGAGCGGCTGCGCCAGGCCGTCGACCTCTTGCCGCAAGGCATCGTCATTCTGGATCCCGAAGGTCGCTACGTCCTCTGGAACAAGCAATATTCCGAGATCTACAGCAAGACCGCCGACCTGTTTCAGGAAGGCGCGCGCCTCGAGGACACGCTGCGCGTCGGCGTCGCCCGCGGTGACTATCCGGAGGCCGCTGGCCACGAGGACGAATGGATCGCCGCCCGGTTGAAGAAGCTCTACGAGCCCGGCAAGCGCCACGAGCAGACGCTGTCCGACGGCCGCGTCATCCTGATCGAGGAACGCCGCACCGATGACGGCGGCGTGGTCGGCCTGCGGGTCGACATCACCGAATTGAAGCAGCGCGAGGCTTCGTTCCGCCTGCTGTTCGACGGCAATCCCGTTCCCATGATCATCTGTGCGCTGGACGACGAGCGCATCCTCGGCGTCAACGATGCCGCGATCGCACATTACGGCTATGGCCGTG encodes:
- the modC gene encoding molybdenum ABC transporter ATP-binding protein → MLRVDVEKQLGEFRLEASFSSQGRVTGLFGASGAGKTSLINMIAGLLRPDRGTIVIDGETVDDTAAGIHVPTWRRRIGYVFQDARLFPHLNVAQNLDYGRRMNRLASDPAQHTRVVELLDIGALLDRRPGKLSGGERQRVALGRALLSKPRLLLLDEPLGALDEARKLEILPYLVRLRDEANVPMVYVSHDVAELRQLATQIVMLKQGRVTSFGGVKVLT
- a CDS encoding potassium/proton antiporter, which produces MASLDSFSIAILLGAVLVMAGILSSLLALRFGAPLLLVFLAIGMLAGDAGPGQLQFNDVGTTYLVGSVALALILFDGGLKTRFASIRTVLAPSVMLATAGVLLTALITAPFAKYALDLNWTESLLVGAVVASTDAAAVFLLVHTQGLRLRPRVGATLEAESGTNDPFAIFLTLMLVEYISLGASSPGHVAMEFVQEALLGAVVGVIGGRLVVIGLNKVALPQGLHAPFVTTAALVIFGGSQIMHASGFLAVYLAGIIIGNRPTRAHNSVVAFLDAATWLAQIVMFVLLGLLVSPSRLGSSVLPAIAVSLVLMLVARPIAVFVCLAPFRFNWREKIFIAWTGLRGAVAIFLASIPMLVGLSKAYLYFDVAFVVVIISLLLQGWTLAPAARKLHVALPRAERGPRRVELDLPGQLEQQLVGYPVRPKSLYFRRGLIPSWSKPTLVIRNEHILTPTEAEPVAPGDYIYLLAPPEKAEALDRFFVDMQPSTAPDPHLLGDFMVSGEHTLAELAEIYGVKIGEDEAKLTLADYFDVHLDRAPKEGAELALDTIVLVARSISGGRVNVVGLRLPEEDETSAPLTRGQALRQKLAEIWTSVAGV
- the modB gene encoding molybdate ABC transporter permease subunit — encoded protein: MFDISPAEWTAILLSLRVAIIATLVATPFGIALAWLLARKEFWGKSVLDAVVHLPLVLPPVVTGYLLLLTFGRRGLVGGFLADHLGIVFAFRWTGAALACGVMSFPLLVRPMRLSIEAIDRKLEQAAETLGAAPFKVFFTVTLPLALPGVLAGMVLGFAKAIGEFGATITFVSNIPGETQTISSAIYSLIQTPDGDAAAGRLVIVSIVLALGALIAAEWFARRATQRLHGN
- the modA gene encoding molybdate ABC transporter substrate-binding protein, translated to MSRLAGLFTAFILLAGTSVSPAAAEDKTITIFAAASMKNALDEVDAAYTAKTGVKFSVSYAASSVLAKQIEQGAPADVFVSADTDWMDYAVSKKTINEASRVNLLGNSIVLIAPKDSKIDNVTISQGFDLAKLAGDGRIATGDVKSVPVGKYAKAALEKLGAWQAAEPKFAMAESVRAALTLVARGEAALGIVYSTDAKVEPGVKIVGTFPTDSHPAIIYPVAATTTAKAETGDYLAFLRTSAAKTILEKYGFKFLISPTT
- the mepA gene encoding penicillin-insensitive murein endopeptidase; its protein translation is MSPRRIAPLLLVMALLAAGGALAQDKGSVNPKPLPPLAHPNDPKTPAKELFARKLLPSAGPAHVIGSYVKGCIGGAQQMPLNGDVWQVMRLSRNRNYGHPDMIALIKRLAAKAHKDAGWPGILVGDIGQPRGGPALSGHASHQIGLDADIWLTPMPDHRLSREEREEMSAVMMVREDRLDIDPRVFTPGHVLVLRDAAQEPAVQRIFVNPAIKKALCREAKGDRSWLSKIRPWWGHDYHFHIRMRCPAGSGECEGQPSQSEDEGCKPSDFAYWFSEGVLHPKPPAEPPKPKPPITLAQMPAACKAVLHAPDAKR
- a CDS encoding PepSY domain-containing protein yields the protein MRKLILPAMIALGLGSAAPAMAYDTGDQVSMQVALDVATDLGVVTVSDTNFLGDEWQIEGRDIRGRWMEVDVDARTGDVRNVDRGW